The DNA sequence GGATGGCGCGGGGTTCGCACACGGCGCGCAGTGCGTCCATGTTCGCCGGCTGGCCGTACAGATGGACGGCGACCACCGCGCGGGTGCGAGACGTGATGGCACGTTCGACTGCCCCGACGTCGAGGCACCACGTGTTGGGGTCGACATCGGCGAAGACCGGCGTCGCACCCACGTAGTGGATGGCGTTGACCGAGGCGATGTACGTCAGGGAGGGGACGACGACCTCGTCACCCGCTCCGACGCCGAGACCGAGCAGCGCCAGGTGCAGCGCGACCGTGCCGTTGCTGACCGCGATGGCGTGGCGGGTGCCGCACAGGTCGGCGAACTCCTCCTCGAACCGGGCCAGGTACGGGCCGGTCGAGGAGACCCACGACGAGCGGACGGCATCGAGCACGTACTTCTCCTCGTTGCCGCCGAGGTTAGGAGCTGCCACCGGCAGGCGGTCGGTCATGAGGCGAACTCCTGACGGACGAGCGGCCTCGCCGGGATGCCCACGACGGTGGTTCCTGGCTCGACGTCGTCGACCACGACCGCCCCGGCGCCGACTCTTGCCCCCGCCCCCACGCGTCGGCCCTCGAGGACCACGGCCCGAGCGCCGACCAGGACCTCCGCCTCCAGGACAACCCCGCCGGACAGAGCGGCACCCGGGTTCACCACGCAGCAGGAACCCACGTACACGTCGTGGCCCACGGTGGCGTTGTAGTTGATCAGAGTGTGCGCCTGCAGGACAGCGTCGGTGCTGACGACCGCGCCGGAAGCCACCACGGTGCCGCAACCGAGCGTTGTTGCGGGGTCGACGTCGGCGCGGGGGTGGATCAGCATCGGCCAGCGGTCATCGTCGAGCGCGGCGAGGCGCTCTGCCACCCGACCCCGGATCCTCGGTGTGCCCATCCCCATGACCGCCTCGCCACCGAGTTCGAAGAGCTGGTCCTCCAGGGCCGCACCGGCTTGCCGGATCGCGTCCCAGCGCAGGGCGAGCGGGTCAAGCAACCGAGCCAGCCGACTCATCTCGCGGGCCAGGCCAGACTCGCCGAGCACCCACAGCGTCGTCACGGGGACACCGTGCATGCGGGGCCCGACCCATCGGTGCGGAGCAGACGGAAGATCACGGCTAGGTGATCGACCACCCAGCACCCGCCCTTGAGCCGAACGGGTGAACGTGGGCGGGCCGAAGCCTGGTCGAGGGTCAGCACCAGCTGCGGCTACCGAGCAGGACTTCCCGGTAGAGCTCCGCGGTGATCCGAGCGGTGCGCGACCAGGTGAAGTCCCGAACACGCAGCAGCCCCGCCTCGCGAAGCGACCGCCTGAGCGCGTCGTCGCCAAGGACCCGTTCGAGGGTGACCACCAGTGCGTCTGCGTCACCGACGGCGAAGTACTCCGCGGCTTGGTCCGCGATCTCCCGGAACACCTCGATGTCGCTGGCCACGACCGGGCATCCGGTAGCCATGGCCTCGACCACCGGGAGGCCGAAGCCCTCGTACCGGGACGGCACGACGAGGGCGATGGCCGAGGCGTAGAGGTGGGCCAGCCCCTCGTCGGACACGCAGACCTGTCGGACCCGACCGGCCAGTCCGAGCTCCTCGACCCGGGCGCGCTCGGCTCGGCTGAGGCTCCCACCGCCGACGGCCACCACGGACAGCCCGGGTGCTCGCAGTCGGGCCAGAGCCAAGAGCAGCGTGTCGAAGTCCTTGTAGCCCTTGCGTGCGCCCACGAACACCACGAACGGCGGCGCTGGCGTGCCGGCGAGCGATCGCGGGTGGAACGTGCTCCCGGGGGCAAGGGGAGCAACAACCATCGGGACGTCCTGGGGGCCGTACAGTCGCAACAGGTCGCGACGGCTCGCCTCAGAGACGAAGACCAGCCCGCTGCTCTGCTCGACGTGCTGACGCTTCGCCCAATGCGGGTTGCCCCGGGGAAAGTACTCGGGCATGAGCTCAGGGATCATGTCGTGGATGGTGCTGACTCGGGGAAGCCGCCGGTCCCCCCGAAGCACGAACGGCGAGTAGTAGGTGTGGTGAACCAGGTCGGCTCCCCGGCCTGGACTCTGGCTGACCGGGAGCAGCTGCGAGGCCCGGCCGAGTGCGCGTGGCACGACCACGCGAGGCCCCAATCCGGCCTCGGCCAGGTGCTTGGAGGCGACCAAGCGAGCGGGGAGGGACGGGATCACTCCAAGGCTCGGCTCGCGGTGGTAGGTGCCAACCAACTCGGTGAAGTACCTGGAGATGCCCCCGCGACGCTCACGGCGGAAGATCTGCGCGTCGTAGGAGACTCGAACGCTCACCCGTC is a window from the Actinomycetes bacterium genome containing:
- a CDS encoding acyltransferase, with amino-acid sequence MTTLWVLGESGLAREMSRLARLLDPLALRWDAIRQAGAALEDQLFELGGEAVMGMGTPRIRGRVAERLAALDDDRWPMLIHPRADVDPATTLGCGTVVASGAVVSTDAVLQAHTLINYNATVGHDVYVGSCCVVNPGAALSGGVVLEAEVLVGARAVVLEGRRVGAGARVGAGAVVVDDVEPGTTVVGIPARPLVRQEFAS
- a CDS encoding glycosyltransferase family 1 protein, with product MSVRVSYDAQIFRRERRGGISRYFTELVGTYHREPSLGVIPSLPARLVASKHLAEAGLGPRVVVPRALGRASQLLPVSQSPGRGADLVHHTYYSPFVLRGDRRLPRVSTIHDMIPELMPEYFPRGNPHWAKRQHVEQSSGLVFVSEASRRDLLRLYGPQDVPMVVAPLAPGSTFHPRSLAGTPAPPFVVFVGARKGYKDFDTLLLALARLRAPGLSVVAVGGGSLSRAERARVEELGLAGRVRQVCVSDEGLAHLYASAIALVVPSRYEGFGLPVVEAMATGCPVVASDIEVFREIADQAAEYFAVGDADALVVTLERVLGDDALRRSLREAGLLRVRDFTWSRTARITAELYREVLLGSRSWC